Below is a genomic region from Streptomyces sp. NBC_00461.
TTCAACGGTGATGAAGAACAGCTTGCGTCCGACCTGGTCAGTGGAGGAGTCCTGAAGCAGCGGGGCTGCCTCTTTCTCCAGGCAGCTGGTGACGGAGCTGGCCCTCCAGTTCCCGCCGCCGTACTTGGAGTCCCAGCGGCGGGCGTCGTCGGCGGCCTCTGACGGGGGTGGTGGAGGCGGAGGCGGGCTGGGCTTGTACTGAAGCGGCCCAGACCGCAGGGAGAGACGCTTGCGGGCGCCGGGTCAACGCAACGGGATGCTGCCCCAGAGGGAGGCAAGCTGTTCCTGCAACCGCGCGGCGGGAATTCTGTCAGGCAAGTCACCAGCACGCCATGCGCCGGTCCCTCACCCCCACTTCATCCCGACGGCACTGAGCTCCCGTACTCGCTCAGAGGCCAGGCGTTGCTTGCGGGCCCGGCAGTTAGCGATGAACACGCCCAGCGCACGGTCGTCGCCGTCCACGGTTTCCACGTGCTGGCGAGGGACGTTCAGATGTCCTTCCCGCTGGTGGTACTGGCGGGCGGCGGCGAGGTTGGCAGCCCACATCTGCGCCCGCGTCTTGCTCGGGGCAGGGCCTGGCTGAGGCTGATCGTCGTCCGGCGTCAGGTGCAGCACCTGCGTGAGCAGCCACTGCTGCGCTGGCAGCAAGCCGTCCCATACGGCAACTGTGCGCTGGGTGCCGGCCCACCGCCCGAGGTCCTCGCCCTGGACGACGAGCTCCCCGGGCCCAGCGGGCAGTTCTCCACCGCCGTTGACGTGGGTGCGGGCAAGGTGGAAGCACCGCTGCCAGGCGATGTCCCAGGCGGGGCACCAGGCAGGGTCGATCTTCTCCAGTTCCCCCCACCGCCGCGCGCTGTCGGCCTTCCCCGATGCCCGACCCCCGTCAGGCCCGTTCTGTGCCGCTCGTTCTCGTCGCGCGGCGGCACGCTGGTCTCGCAGCCAGATCCCCACGGGGTAGCCCTGCCAGGTTGCCTCGGTGGGGGCGAGGAGGTGCCCGTGTTCCCCTGCCCAGCCGCGTGCCGCGGCTAGGCCCTCGGAGAAGGCCACCTCGAGATGGGACCACACCATCCCGGCCGCATCCAGCTCCTTCACCCGCTCTTCGGCCAGGGTTCCCTGGCGGTAGGCGACGCGCTGCTTGGCGATCCACACCCCCAGCGCGAAACCATCGGGAGCGGTAGACCCGTAGGGGACCCGCAGGTGCCCGTGATCGGCAGCGTAAGCCATCGCGGCCTGCAGCCCCCGCCGCCAGTACTCGCCCTCGGGCCGCAGCACACGCGCCCTGATGAACGCCGCCAACTGCACCGGATCCCGGGCCGTGGAGAACCGCAGCAGTCCCTGCGCCGCCCCACTGACCACCCCACCTGCCGTCCCGCCCGCGGCAGCCTGCCGGCTGGGAGATTGGGAGACGGCGAGTTGCTCGACGGCCTCGGCATCATGCGCACGCAGCGCGGTCAGCACCTTCACCAGATGCGTATACGACCGCGAGGCCAGCATCTCGTCCGGTTCCTCACCCAGCTCCAGGAACACCGGCACCACCAGCGAGGCCACCTTGCCCTCTCCGGGCTGCATCCGCAGCGCCCGGCCCACCGCCTGCACCACATCGGGCGTCGAGCCCCGCGCATCCACGAACACCACCGCATCACACGCCGCGGTATCGACCCCCTCGCCGAGCACACG
It encodes:
- a CDS encoding DEAD/DEAH box helicase, encoding MPRKQRLRPHQVEAVDAVVRALGSPASGELADTAVRAQVIAPPGAGKSLIAVYAAQGLRAERVLVLVPTLDLLGQMVGVWRAGGRGGRLFGVCSEREKAAVGVRCTTDAGELAGWLAGEGRVTVFATYAAAGLGVLERAHAAGAGRWDLMVVDEAHRTAGGLGKPWAVVHDDRRLPAVRRLYMTATPRLWELPGLEGATGGAGQLVASMDDEEIFGPVVYRLTMSEAIERGLIAQYQVVCVDIADPQLSAVRLVGAEAFTDEVRGVRLAALQTAVLKTAAEHRLRRVLTFHHRTNEAEAFAGGLGRVAAALWEADAGSFAEPDAVWADWLCGEHRAVHRRQVLETFSAGLVEDAVMELCVLSSARVLGEGVDTAACDAVVFVDARGSTPDVVQAVGRALRMQPGEGKVASLVVPVFLELGEEPDEMLASRSYTHLVKVLTALRAHDAEAVEQLAVSQSPSRQAAAGGTAGGVVSGAAQGLLRFSTARDPVQLAAFIRARVLRPEGEYWRRGLQAAMAYAADHGHLRVPYGSTAPDGFALGVWIAKQRVAYRQGTLAEERVKELDAAGMVWSHLEVAFSEGLAAARGWAGEHGHLLAPTEATWQGYPVGIWLRDQRAAARRERAAQNGPDGGRASGKADSARRWGELEKIDPAWCPAWDIAWQRCFHLARTHVNGGGELPAGPGELVVQGEDLGRWAGTQRTVAVWDGLLPAQQWLLTQVLHLTPDDDQPQPGPAPSKTRAQMWAANLAAARQYHQREGHLNVPRQHVETVDGDDRALGVFIANCRARKQRLASERVRELSAVGMKWG